In Spiroplasma floricola 23-6, the DNA window CACAAATTATTGGTGATCAAGCACAGCAAGTACCAGTTACAATGATGAGTGCAGCATTTACATTCTTTGGAGCATTAATTATGATGTTTACAATTAATGTTTATTTAACAGTAGTTGTAATAGTTACTATGGCAATTATTGTTACTTCAATTTTCTCTACATTTGGAGTGGTTAAAAAAGCTGCTTTAAAAACAAGAGATTCAATTACAAACATTAACGGAGATGTAACTGACAGAATTGCAACAGTTAGATTGATTAAAGCTTCAGGAACAGAAAACTATGAAACTGAAAGATTTAAAGAAATTCACAAAGATTACTTTAAAAAATCAAGTAGTTTAATAAAATTACAATCAACAGTTATTACAGTTTTAGTAGCAGGGGTAAGTTCAATTCAGATGATTATTGTTATAGCAGCAGCTATAAAATGACATAATGAACCAGGAACTCTTTCAATAGTTTTAACAGCATTTATTTCTTCAGTTGGGACAATGGTAGGTCCAATTATGCAAGTTGCTAGATTACAAGCTGGATTAATAATGGCATCAACTTCTGCTGTTAGAATAGAAGAAATTCTTGGAGCAAAATCAAGAATTGATCCTCACTATGATCCTAGTGAAGGAATTCATATTGAAAATATTGACAAAGATATTATTTTTAAAGATGTTGAATTTAGATATCCTGAAAAACCAGAAAAAGTAATTATTCCTAAATTTTCATTTACATTTGAACATGGTAAATCATATGCATTTGTTGGAGAAACTGGAGCAGGGAAATCAACAATTGCAAAACTTTTATTAAGATTTTATGACCCATATAAAGGTAATGTTTTAATTAATGAAAAATATGATTTAAAAGAAGTTAATTTGGCAAGTTACTTAGATAAAGTTGGTTATGTTGAACAAGAACCTCAAATTCTATTTGGAGATGTTTTAGATAACATTAAATATGGGAGATTTGATGCAACAGATGAAGAAGCAATTGAAGCTGCTAAGTTGGCTGAATTACATGATTTAGTTATGACTTGACCTGAAGGATATAAAACAATTCTTGGTGAAAGAGGATTTATGTTATCAGGGGGTCAAAAACAAAGACTTGTTATTGCAAGAATGTTCTTGAAAGATCCACAATTATTAATTTTAGATGAAGCAACAAGTGCTTTAGATAATATTGTAGAAAAAGAAATTCAAGCAAAATTAGATAGTTTAATGAAAGGTAGAACAACTGTTACTATCGCTCATAGATTAAGTACTATTAAAAATGTTGATCAAATTATTGTTCTTGCACCAGAAAAAGGTATTGCTCAGGTGGGAACTTTTAGTGAATTAAAAAATAAAGATGGACATTTTAAAAAACTATATGATGCAGGTCTTATGGGATAAAAAGTAAAGCTTTTAAAGTTTTACTTTTTTTATTAAAATATTTTTAACTTTTCTTTTATAGATTTACTAAAATTTTTTTAGTATATTATAGAAAAGTAGACAATTTTTAAAGTCATAGAAAGTGTAAATAAAATGATAAATGATGAAAAAATAATAGATAATAAAAAACCACAAATCGATGAAAATAGAGCATTAGTTGAAATTATAAATGTATCAAAAGTTTATAAAAATAAAAAAGCTCTAGATGATGTTAGCTTAATTATTAATCCAGGAGATAGAATTGGAGTAATTGGACCTAATGGTGGGGGTAAATCTACATTAAGTGAAATTATTGGTGGAATTAGAAAACCAACAACAGGGAAAGTTACTAGACAAGAAAATATGACTCTGGGTTTACAATTTCAAGAATCAAAATATCCAATTGGTATAACAGTTTTAGATATGATTAAGTATTATTTAGAGACTTTTAATATTCCAATGACAGAAGAAAATTTAAATGAAATTTTAAAAAAATTTCAAATAGATAGTTTTAAAAAGAAATTTTTAGAAGGATTAAGTGGAGGACAACAACAAAGAGTAAATATTCTTTTAAGTTTAATTCATAATCCCGATTTAGTTATTTTTGATGAAATTTCAACTGGTCTTGATATTGAAGTTAGAAGTGAAATCTTTGATGCAATTAAAGAGAATGTTATAAATAAAAATAAAGCAATGATTTTAGTTACTCATATGATGAGCGAAATTGAAGAACTTTGTGAGAAATATATTTATATTCATAATGGTGTGATTAAAGAAAGAGGTCTTGTAAAAGATTTAGTAGCAAAATACGGATCAGTTCATAATTTCACATGAAAAAAATTTAAAGAAGAAAAAGCCCATGATATGGAATCTATATCAGAGGTACCTAATAAAAAAAGTAAAAATAGACTTGATAGAATAATAAACAGTGAAAAAGATAAAGGTAAAAATATACCTTTAATAAAATTATTATTGAAATATTACTATAAAGGTTTTGCAGTTCCTTTTTTCTTATTTTTCTTTCCACTAATTTTATTATTCTTAGAGGGATTTGTCTTTAAAATGATGCCAGTGGTTGAAGGTCAAGCAAAATGAACTTTATTACATAATTTAATAGGTTCTCTAGCACTTATGCAAATAATATCAGTTGGTATTTTTATAGTTCCACAAACGATTTTAGAATTTAAAAATAGTGTTCTTATGAAAAGGATAGGAGCTACAAATATAAAACCAATTTTCTTTATATTGACTGTTGTTCTTATGGGGATATTCTTTATGATAATTGGTTTCTTATGAACTTTACTTTGAGCTGGAATAATGTTTGGAAATGAATTTGGTTGAGCTAATGTTGCTTTACCATATCAAATTGGTGAATCTTTACCTTTCTTATTGTTAACTTTAGTTCAATCAGTATCATTAGGAATGTTACTAGCAAGTATTTTTAAATCAACAACAACTTATATTGCTGTTTCAAATGTTCTTTATATGCCTATAGCATTTTTAAGTGGATCATTTATTCCAATTGATTTAATTATGGCAAGTAGTGTTTTAAAATATGCCACTTATTTGAATATATTTAAATATTGTATGGATCCATTTATAAGTGCTTGAGCAGGAAGATTTGTCTTCAATGTAACTACAGGAGTTTATCTTGGTGTTTCTCTTGCTATGGTTACTGCATTCACACTAGGAGCTTCATTCAAACTTAAATGAGAGTCATAATAGAGATAAATTTTTAAAATTAAATGAACTTAACAGTTCTTATTTAATTTTTTAAATTTATTTTTTGTTATAATCAATAAATGGAAAAAATAGTTAATATAATTGGAGCAGGTCTTTCAGGATGTGAAGCAGCTTATCAATTATCAAAAAGAAATATAAAAGTAAAATTATATGAAAAAAAATCTATTGAAAGGAATCCTGTTCAAAAATTAGATTATTTTGCAGAATTAGTTTGTTCAAATACTTTAAGATCTACAGATTTAAAAAATGCTGTAGGTACTCTTAAAGATGAAATGAGAATGTTTGATTCATTAATAATAAAGGCAGCAGAATTTGCTCAAATTCCAGCTGGAGGAAGTCTAGCAGTTGATAGAGATAAATTTTCAAAATATATTACTGATACAATGAAAAATGACAATAATATTGAAGTTATTGAAAAAGAATATACAAAAATTAATAAAAATGAAATAACTTTAATTGCATCAGGACCACTAACAAGTGAGAATTTGCAACTTGAAATTGCTTCGTTAATTGGTGAAGATTATTTTTATTTTTTTGACGCAGTGGCACCAATTATTACAAAAGATTCTATTGATATGAGTATTGCTTTTAGAAAAAACAGATATGAAAAAGGAGAGACACAAGATTATATAAATTGTCCTATGAATAAAGAACAATATGAGTTATTTTATAATGAACTTGTAAATGCACAATTAGCTCCAGTTCATTTAGAATCAGAAAAAAATTTAAAATATTTTGAAGGATGTATGCCTATTGAAGTTATGGCTAAAAGAGGTTTTGATACATTAACTTTTGGTCCTTTAAAACCTGCTGGACTTAGAAATTTAGATGGAAGCAATAATTTTGCAGTAGTTCAATTAAGACAAGATAATGCAGCAGATAATTTATATAACTTTGTTGGTTTTCAAACAAATTTAACATGATCTGAACAAAAAAGAGTATTTAGATTAATTCCTGGATTAGAAAAAGCTAATTTTGTAAGATATGGAGTTATGCATCAAAATAACTTTATTAATTCACCAAAACTTTTAAATGAATTTAATCAATTAAAATCAAATCCAAATATTTTCTTTGCGGGACAAATAACAGGAGTTGAAGGCTATGTTGAATCAACTTCTTCAGGAATAATTGCAGCAATTAATATAGCAAGAATGTTAAAAAATAAAGAACTTAAAAAATTTCCAAAAGATAGTGTAATGGGAGCATTACAAAATTATATAATTTCAACTGACTCTAAAAATTTTCAACCTATGAAAGCAAATTGAAGTATTGTTGAAAATTTAGAAATTAAGTTTAAAATTAAAAAAGAAGAAAAGAAAGAACTTTATTCAAATAGAGCAATAAATTCAATGAAAGAATTTATTAAAACTTTATTTTAACAAATGAAAGGCGAAAATGAAAGAAATTGATAAGCAAAGCATTTTTTGATTTGGATTACACAATTTAGTTCAAGAAAATGCTCAATTAAAATATTATATTACTACTCAAAAAGAACTTATTTATAACTTATATCCAGTAGTTTATTTAGGTGTTATTCAATATTCTCTATATAGAGGAATTGTTTTAGAAGAAATACCTCTAGAAGATAGTAATTCTTATACTGACTATATTTTAGAAAGATATGAAGAAATTTATAAAATAAGATATAGATTTGTTAAAGATAAACCTAAAAAGGCTAATTTGAAGGATATAGAAACATATCAACTATGTGAAGAAATAATTTCAGATTTATTGCTCCCTTATATAAATGAATATTGCTTTAGAACATATGATATGTGAAAAAACTTAGTTCAAGCATATATAAGAGAATGTACAATAAATTATGAATATGATATAAACCATAAATCAGATGATGGAAAAACAAAAACCTCAATGCTTTATCCTTTTTTCTTCACTTTAAGTTTAATTGCTATAGAAGAGAAACAAGGTTTATATCAAAGAATTGAAAAATGTTATAAAAAGGAAGTTCTTTTAAGAAAATTTAATTCAGGAAGAGAATGAAAAGAAAAGGAATTAGATTATTTATCTGAGACATATGAATTAATAAAAAATGATGAAGAGTGACTATTATTTTTAAGTAACTTTTCATCATCAAAATGAGATAATTTTGATTTAAAAGAGAGATTTAAAGCTTTATTTCAATTGACAAAACTAACAACAATACTAATGAAAGATGAAATTAGTGCAGTTACTATGCTTGATGATGGAGAAGAGTTATTTGATCAAGTTAAAAATTATTTACCATTGTTTATTTTTGAAGATAAGATATTCAAAAAGGAAAATGAGCTTAAAAGAGATTTAAAAAACTCAGAAATAAAAGTATTGTCACCTTTTGCAAATCAAAACATAAATATAGAGGTTTTAATTCCATATATTGAAACAAAAGGAGAAAGATTTGTAAATTATAATAAAGCTACTTTAGTAAGAACTTCAGAAATTATATATACTGTTCTTGCAAAATTAAGATTGATATTATTAATTCACGAATATTTACCTAGTTTGATTGATTCTAGAATATGGCCAAAGAAAAAATTATTTGTGGATGTTCTTAATTTATTTGAAGAGCAAAAAGAGGGTAAATTTAAAAGAATTTTGGATGTTGAAAATTTATTAGTATCAGATTTTTTGATTACAGAAGATAATATTAATGAAGTTTTGGAGTTGAAGTATACAAATATTGAAGATTTTTATAATAAAGCTTTTTTTTATAAAATAGGAAAGATTATGAGTTTAATGTTGGGTGTTGAAAGTACAACAGCATCTAAAATGAACTATGATTTAGGTGAACTATTTAAAAATATAATAATTTTAATGGGACCTCATCCTCTTGATCATACAGTTCAAACCAATGAAGTTATTGAAAAATTATACTCAAATTTTAAAAATATGTGTTTTGATTATGAAAAAATGTTTGAAAATAATATACAAAAATCAAAAAACTATATCTCTAATCTAGAATTACCTTTAAAATTATTAAGATGAAAAAAAGATTAAAAATAAATAGTATTATTTAAAAAAATTTGCTATTATTATTTTGTCTTATTTTGCCCACGTAGCTCAGTAGGATAGAGCATGCGCCTTCTAAGCGTAGGGTCAGAAGTTCGAATCTTCTCGTGGGCGCCATTAAGAAAAATAGATACTAGTTTGTGAACTAGTATTTTTTTTATAATTTTGTAATATAATAGAGAGTAGAATGAAAATCTAGGAGCAAAAATATGAAATTAAAATACAATCATAAAATTTCAAATAATAATAAATATGATTTGATAGCAACAACCTACTTAAGCTATTTTGTAGATCCAGTTTACAATCATTTCAACAGAATAAAATTAGATAATTTTGAAATATTAGAGTGTGATAATCATTCAAATGCAATTGTTACAAGTAATTGAAATTATAAAGAAAATTTTTCACGGGAACTAAAAAAATATGAACCAAAGTATTTAATTAATTTCACTGAAAAAGCTTATAACAATCAACCTCTAGAAAATATTAAATTTAAAGGTAATTACAAGTTTATGGAATTAAATTTAAATAAGATTAAAAGATTTAGTAATTATGAAATTAAAAATACTGAATTTCTAAAATTAGAAAATAAAAAAGAATTAGACTCGTTTGTAAAAATAATAGCAGAAGTATTTAGTGATGAAGTAAGTGACTCTAATAAGTTTTATGGAATTTTTGATGAATATCAGCAAATTAGTGAATTATTTGTTGTCAAATATAACAATGAAATTGTTGGTACAGGGCATTTAACTCATTTTGATAACAAGTGTACAATTGTTGATGATATTGCAATTAGTGAAAAAGCAAGAGGAAAAGGTATTGCAACATTTTTAATGAAATCGCTTATAAATTGGTCAATGGAAAAAAACCAAAATGAGCTTTATTTATTTGGAAGTGATGATGCTTTTAATATTTACAAAAAGTTGGGTTTCAAAGAAGATAAGTTTTGACTTGAACAATTTCAATTTAATTATTAATCCATAAAAGAAAAGTTAGGAATGAAGATATGAAAAAGTTTAGTATACAATTAGTATTTATATGTGTGTTATTTTTTATGTATTACTTTTATAATGCATGAGTAAATAGTTTGGATAAAACAGATTTGATGTTTCAATTATTTGATCCATTTAAGTTAATATTACTAGGTATGATTTTTACTGTAATTTATGGTGCTATTAAAAATCTATTATTTTCTAGATTTGTTAATTTAAAAAGTTATAGAAAAAATTTAAGAAATAATATATTGTTTGAATTTGAAAACACAATAACTTACATTCAAGGTTTGAAAAAAATTATTGATCATAATGATGTTTTAGAAGCAAAAAAAGCTTTAAAACATTTTAAAACAATTAGTTATAAACCCATTTATCTTTCAGATTTTATGGAGGTTTTAGCAAATGCACTATTAATGGAAAAAGATATTTCCGTATATAGTAATTCTGTTGAAGTAATTCTGGAAAATATTAATACCAATTTTAAATTGGAGAGAGAAAGAACTCTTAAAAATCAAAAGGGAATGATGGAAATCAAAATGTCTGAATCTTATTTTACAAATAGTAGTTGAGATTCAATCAAATATAATTTAGCTTTAAATAATCTGGACAATAGTAAATCAAGTAGATGAAAAATCTCAAGTTTATATATTTCTAAATTTAAAAACTCATTGTTTATATCATTTATGATAAATACTTTAATTTTTGCTTTTGTAGGAATTGGAATGTATTTAAATAAAACAGCTGTTAATAATTATGTATTTGTAGGTTTTATTGCCTCATTACTTATAATTGCTATGGTTCATTATAATGTTTCAATATTTATGTCTTCTAAAAAAATGGATATAAATATCTATTGAAGTCATTTACTTGTTTATTATTTAATAATTACAATAATATTTGCAAATATTATTTTAAATATAGTATTTTTCCCAAAAGTTTCACCTGATCAAGAAAGTAAAGAGGCTCCATGATATAATTCTGAATTACTTAATTTTTTAAAAAATTTACTTTATATTGTATTTTCAACAATGTTATTAACATATGTTTTTGGTGGTCTTTTAGAGTTACTTGAAAATAGTAAATTTAATTGAAAAAACTCTATTGAAGCTTTTATATTACCATTAGTTATATTTATAACTACTTTAGTTATAAATATATTGTCAATTAAAAGTGATGATAACAGCTTATATATTATAAATTTTGCTATATTAATATTATTTTGAGTTTTTATAGGTATATGAAATAAATTTTTCTCAAAATAATTAAAACTTAAAAATATTTTTAAAAAACTAAAATTTTATATTAAATAAAATCATTTAGCATAAAGTCTATAAAGACTTTAATATTAAAAGGTTATGAAAAGAAGTATACATACTAAAATTTGTTATAAGTGTAAATTAAAAATTGAAGAAAGAGAGGAATATAAATATTTTGAAGAGGAAGATATTTTTTCTAATAGAGTAATATTTTATGCTCACGAAGAATGTTTAAAATAAGTTTGTTAAGTAATTTAACTTGACAAACTTATTTTTTAATTTATTATTATTAATGTTATTAAATAGAAATAAAAGGAGGAAACATGGTTAAATTAAGATTAAAAAGAGCTGGTAAAAAAAGAGCCGCATTTTATAGAATTGTTGCTTCTGACGCTCGTGTTAAACGTGATGGAGAATATATAGAATTAATTGGAACTTATAATCCAATTAATGGTGAAGTAAATGTTCAAAAAGAAATAGCATTAAAATGATTGCAACAAGGTGCTCAACCAACAGATACTGTAAGAAATATTCTTTCAAAAGAAGGTGTTATGACTGATTTACACAATGTTAAATTAGCAAATAAAAACTCACAACCTAAAAAAGAAAAAGTTGCTAAAAAACCTGCAGCTAAAAAAGCAACTAGTGCAGCTAAAAAACCTGCAGCTAAAAAAGCGGTTTCTGCAGAATAATTATGAAAGATATTTTTAAAATATTAGATGAATTGTTAAAAAATATTATTCCTGTTGAAATTAAATATGTTTTCAAGGAAAAATATGAAACTGATCAAAAGTACGAATTCATATTATTAATTGAGAAAAGAGATTCTATTCTTTTTAAAGATAAAAAAACAGAAAATCTTGCTGAATCTATTACTAATATTTGCAATTCGCAAGCGTCAACTTTTTCTAAAAAGATAGCTATAGATTTAGAGGTATTAGAATCATATGCTTAATAATCTAAAAAAAATAGGAAAAATTGTTGGAACACATGGTTTAAAAGGTGAAATAAAATTTAAATTAGAAAATAATTTTATTCTTACTGGTGATTTTCTAAATCAACAAATATTTCTAGAAAATAGTTTGAAAAATTTAGATGTGTTTGAAGTTAAGAAATCTTATTTCTTAAATAAAAAGCATATAATTGCTCTTGAAAATATAACAAGTATTGATAGTGCTCAAAAATTAGTAAATAATATTGTTTATGTTAAAAAAGATTCTGAATTTATTGAAGAGGCATTTAGCTATATAGATTTTAAATGCTTTTACAATAATAAACTTTATGGAAAAGTTATTGATGAAATGTTTAATGGAGCACAAGATTTAATTAAATTAAAAACTGAAAATAAAGAATTTTGAATTCCTTGCGTTGATTTTTATCTGGAAAAAATTGATGTAGTCAATAAAGAAATATATTTAAAAGAAATTGAGGTTTTACTATAATTAAATTTTCAATTATTACTTTATTTCCAAATTTAATTAATTCATATATATCAGAGTCAATTATTAAAAAGGCAATTGAAAAAAATAGTATTGAAGTTGAAATTATCAATATTAGAGATTATACAAATTTTAAACACAATCAAGTTGATGACTATCAATTTGGTGGGGGCAAAGGTATGGTTCTAATGGTTGAACCAGTTGTAAATGCAATTGAAAGTTGTAAAAAAGAAAACAGTTTAGTTATTTTAACAAGTCCCCAAGGAAAAACTTGGAATCAAAATCTTGCAAGAGAGTATGCTTTAAACAAAGAACATATAATACTGATTTGTGGTCATTATGAAGGCTTTGATGAAAGAATTCTTGAATATGTAGATTTAGAATTATCAATTGGAGATTACGTTTTAACAGGGGGAGAAATTGCAAGTATAGTAATTTTAGATTCAATAACAAGACTAATTGATGGAGTTATTGCAAAAGATTCTCATTTAAATGACAGTTTTGAAAATAATTTATTGGACCATCCAGTTTATACTAAGCCTATTGAATTTAGAGGAAAAATTGTTCCAGAAGTTTTAACAAGTGGCCATCATGCAAATATTGAAAAATATCGTCAAGAAGGTAGATTAAAAAATACTTTAATAAAAAGACCAGATC includes these proteins:
- a CDS encoding ABC transporter ATP-binding protein, which produces MAKTKQKDNFQEVIPQNKGSMPEFKTKRSGKSFFAIISHYIKRHPMIGVFLVILTLASSITSVLSPKIIENIMTVLTAPTGLNKDWPGLENGWENANISSIQEALNSIHNARNTLLVTVKGEPGSYFFTTGLFGLDLRWQDWIYVQLGLFGSLAIFTFASNFLAGIMGKNIEIELRNKALEKLVKQDMSYYSDKKIGEILTKIVSDTQIIGDQAQQVPVTMMSAAFTFFGALIMMFTINVYLTVVVIVTMAIIVTSIFSTFGVVKKAALKTRDSITNINGDVTDRIATVRLIKASGTENYETERFKEIHKDYFKKSSSLIKLQSTVITVLVAGVSSIQMIIVIAAAIKWHNEPGTLSIVLTAFISSVGTMVGPIMQVARLQAGLIMASTSAVRIEEILGAKSRIDPHYDPSEGIHIENIDKDIIFKDVEFRYPEKPEKVIIPKFSFTFEHGKSYAFVGETGAGKSTIAKLLLRFYDPYKGNVLINEKYDLKEVNLASYLDKVGYVEQEPQILFGDVLDNIKYGRFDATDEEAIEAAKLAELHDLVMTWPEGYKTILGERGFMLSGGQKQRLVIARMFLKDPQLLILDEATSALDNIVEKEIQAKLDSLMKGRTTVTIAHRLSTIKNVDQIIVLAPEKGIAQVGTFSELKNKDGHFKKLYDAGLMG
- a CDS encoding ABC transporter ATP-binding protein/permease, with amino-acid sequence MINDEKIIDNKKPQIDENRALVEIINVSKVYKNKKALDDVSLIINPGDRIGVIGPNGGGKSTLSEIIGGIRKPTTGKVTRQENMTLGLQFQESKYPIGITVLDMIKYYLETFNIPMTEENLNEILKKFQIDSFKKKFLEGLSGGQQQRVNILLSLIHNPDLVIFDEISTGLDIEVRSEIFDAIKENVINKNKAMILVTHMMSEIEELCEKYIYIHNGVIKERGLVKDLVAKYGSVHNFTWKKFKEEKAHDMESISEVPNKKSKNRLDRIINSEKDKGKNIPLIKLLLKYYYKGFAVPFFLFFFPLILLFLEGFVFKMMPVVEGQAKWTLLHNLIGSLALMQIISVGIFIVPQTILEFKNSVLMKRIGATNIKPIFFILTVVLMGIFFMIIGFLWTLLWAGIMFGNEFGWANVALPYQIGESLPFLLLTLVQSVSLGMLLASIFKSTTTYIAVSNVLYMPIAFLSGSFIPIDLIMASSVLKYATYLNIFKYCMDPFISAWAGRFVFNVTTGVYLGVSLAMVTAFTLGASFKLKWES
- the trmFO gene encoding methylenetetrahydrofolate--tRNA-(uracil(54)-C(5))-methyltransferase (FADH(2)-oxidizing) TrmFO, which produces MEKIVNIIGAGLSGCEAAYQLSKRNIKVKLYEKKSIERNPVQKLDYFAELVCSNTLRSTDLKNAVGTLKDEMRMFDSLIIKAAEFAQIPAGGSLAVDRDKFSKYITDTMKNDNNIEVIEKEYTKINKNEITLIASGPLTSENLQLEIASLIGEDYFYFFDAVAPIITKDSIDMSIAFRKNRYEKGETQDYINCPMNKEQYELFYNELVNAQLAPVHLESEKNLKYFEGCMPIEVMAKRGFDTLTFGPLKPAGLRNLDGSNNFAVVQLRQDNAADNLYNFVGFQTNLTWSEQKRVFRLIPGLEKANFVRYGVMHQNNFINSPKLLNEFNQLKSNPNIFFAGQITGVEGYVESTSSGIIAAINIARMLKNKELKKFPKDSVMGALQNYIISTDSKNFQPMKANWSIVENLEIKFKIKKEEKKELYSNRAINSMKEFIKTLF
- a CDS encoding GNAT family N-acetyltransferase, with product MKLKYNHKISNNNKYDLIATTYLSYFVDPVYNHFNRIKLDNFEILECDNHSNAIVTSNWNYKENFSRELKKYEPKYLINFTEKAYNNQPLENIKFKGNYKFMELNLNKIKRFSNYEIKNTEFLKLENKKELDSFVKIIAEVFSDEVSDSNKFYGIFDEYQQISELFVVKYNNEIVGTGHLTHFDNKCTIVDDIAISEKARGKGIATFLMKSLINWSMEKNQNELYLFGSDDAFNIYKKLGFKEDKFWLEQFQFNY
- the rpsP gene encoding 30S ribosomal protein S16, which encodes MVKLRLKRAGKKRAAFYRIVASDARVKRDGEYIELIGTYNPINGEVNVQKEIALKWLQQGAQPTDTVRNILSKEGVMTDLHNVKLANKNSQPKKEKVAKKPAAKKATSAAKKPAAKKAVSAE
- the rimM gene encoding ribosome maturation factor RimM (Essential for efficient processing of 16S rRNA), which gives rise to MLNNLKKIGKIVGTHGLKGEIKFKLENNFILTGDFLNQQIFLENSLKNLDVFEVKKSYFLNKKHIIALENITSIDSAQKLVNNIVYVKKDSEFIEEAFSYIDFKCFYNNKLYGKVIDEMFNGAQDLIKLKTENKEFWIPCVDFYLEKIDVVNKEIYLKEIEVLL
- the trmD gene encoding tRNA (guanosine(37)-N1)-methyltransferase TrmD, whose translation is MKFSIITLFPNLINSYISESIIKKAIEKNSIEVEIINIRDYTNFKHNQVDDYQFGGGKGMVLMVEPVVNAIESCKKENSLVILTSPQGKTWNQNLAREYALNKEHIILICGHYEGFDERILEYVDLELSIGDYVLTGGEIASIVILDSITRLIDGVIAKDSHLNDSFENNLLDHPVYTKPIEFRGKIVPEVLTSGHHANIEKYRQEGRLKNTLIKRPDLLKKSKLSKADLEFIEKLRKVKGEN